One genomic segment of Ricinus communis isolate WT05 ecotype wild-type chromosome 5, ASM1957865v1, whole genome shotgun sequence includes these proteins:
- the LOC8289605 gene encoding phenolic glucoside malonyltransferase 1, whose translation MASPNSLKILEVCQVSPASHLPHSASEFSLPATFFDLFWLKFPPVERLFFYHLTQSTPDFFNSVILPKLKHSLSLTLLHFFPIAGRLTWPLNSPKPVILYCPNDGLPLTVAESDADFDHLSSTSEMIEAIESHPYVPELPISETSSSILALQITLFPSKGFAIGCSSNHAILDGKSSTMFIKAWAYICKHDNTSLLPELAPSYDRNSIKDASELETVVLSQWAELTEQEWKKNPRSLKVLPTVIVAADQVRSTFQLTPEVINKLKNKVLSKLRNHSVSLSAFVLICAYVSVCMVKARGGDENRKVCFVFAVDCRSRIDPPLPMNYFGNGVFSHQFSTEAREFMEDSGVSSIAERISGIIKGLEKDALAGIEDILLNIKTALGGAQLISLAGSTRFGVYGCDFGWGKPKKVEITSIDRTGAIALTECRDGNGGVEIGLALPRHEMEAFSRMLFNGLNDL comes from the coding sequence ATGGCATCACCCAACTCATTAAAAATTCTTGAGGTCTGTCAAGTTTCACCGGCCTCCCACTTACCTCACTCAGCCTCTGAGTTCTCTCTTCCCGCCACCTTTTTCGACTTATTTTGGTTAAAATTCCCACCGGTTGAACGTCTATTTTTCTACCATCTCACACAATCAACCCCTGACTTCTTCAATTCTGTTATCTTACCAAAACTCAAACACTCCCTTTCTCTCACTCTCCTCCACTTCTTCCCCATCGCCGGCCGCCTTACCTGGCCCCTAAACTCTCCTAAACCCGTCATTCTTTACTGTCCAAACGATGGACTTCCGCTCACCGTCGCCGAATCTGACGCTGATTTTGATCATCTGTCAAGTACTAGTGAGATGATTGAAGCTATTGAGTCTCATCCTTATGTACCCGAGTTGCCAATATCtgaaacttcatcatcaataCTTGCGCTGCAAATCACTTTGTTTCCAAGTAAAGGGTTTGCCATCGGCTGCTCCAGTAACCATGCAATTCTTGATGGTAAAAGCTCAACCATGTTTATTAAAGCTTGGGCATATATATGTAAACACGATAATACTTCTCTATTGCCTGAATTAGCTCCATCTTATGATCGAAATAGTATTAAAGATGCATCAGAGCTTGAAACAGTGGTCTTAAGTCAATGGGCAGAATTGACTGAGCAAGAATGGAAGAAAAATCCTCGAAGCTTGAAGGTTTTGCCAACGGTCATAGTAGCCGCCGACCAGGTCCGGTCCACATTCCAGTTAACCCCTGAAGTTATAAACAAACTCAAAAACAAGGTGTTATCTAAATTGAGAAACCACTCAGTTTCACTGTCTGCTTTTGTGCTTATATGTGCTTATGTATCGGTTTGCATGGTGAAAGCAAGAGGAGGAGATGAAAATAGAAAGGTTTGCTTTGTTTTTGCTGTGGATTGCAGGAGCCGAATAGATCCTCCACTCCCTATGAATTACTTCGGCAATGGTGTTTTTTCTCACCAATTCAGTACAGAAGCAAGAGAATTTATGGAGGACAGTGGGGTGTCTAGTATAGCGGAGAGGATAAGTGGTATAATAAAAGGGTTGGAGAAGGATGCTCTTGCAGGTATAGAGGACATTCTGTTAAATATCAAGACTGCTTTAGGAGGAGCGCAACTGATCAGTTTGGCAGGATCCACCAGGTTCGGAGTCTACGGGTGTGATTTCGGATGGGGAAAACCAAAGAAGGTGGAGATAACTTCCATTGACAGAACTGGAGCTATTGCTTTGACTGAGTGCAGGGATGGAAATGGAGGAGTTGAGATTGGTTTGGCCTTGCCCAGACATGAAATGGAAGCTTTTTCTCGTATGCTCTTCAATGGCCTGAATGATCTTTAA